In the genome of Methanococcoides burtonii DSM 6242, the window ATGTACGCATAATTGCTGCTACCAACAGACCTGACGTTCTCGATCCGGCAATTGTAAGGCCGGGCAGGTTTGACCGTATCATCGAGATACCATTACCTGATCAGGATGGTCGTGAAACGATCTTCCTTATTCATATGGATATGCTAAACATTGGTAGCGATGTAGATGTCAAAAAGCTGGCCTCTCTTACAGAAGGGGCAAGTGGTGCTGATATCGGGGCAATAGTCATGGAAGCTGGTATGCTTGCTGTACGCAATGATAGTGATCACATTGGCATGTCTGACCTGCTTGATGCGGTTACAAAGGTCATGGTCCCCAAAGAGAACAATCTCGATCATTCGGAGAACATGTTCTGGTGACCAAAAGGTCGTGTTGGTATTTCATATCAAGTTTGAGATAAGGATACTTGGTATCGATGACTCAGCATTGATCAGTGATGATATTCTGATAGCGGGAGCTTTCTTCCGTGGCGGGCAATGGCGTGATGCGTTCCAGCATCCATCGTGACGGTATGGACGCTACGAGAGGATCGCTGAGATGGTGACCTCAAGCAAACACTATGGTCATATAAAAGTGATAATTCTCGAAGGTGTTACCTATGGTGGTTTCAATCCGGTTGACATCGTCAGGCTGTATGAATGAACTAAAATACCTGTCATCGTCATAATGCGTGAGGTCTCTTACCTTGAAAAGATCAAGGATGCATTGTCAAATCTGCCTGACCCTGGAGAGATACCTCGGATCATACTTCAGGCTGGTGCAATTACAAGAGTGGTCTCAAAAGATCCTTCTAGTCCTATATTCATCCAGTGTGCCGGCATCGATACTGAAAAAGCGGTGAGGTCGTACGTTTGTCTTCAACAAGGAGCAATGTTCCGGAACCTCTCAGGGTGGCACACATGATCGCCACAGGTATAGTCTGTGGCGAATCACGTGGCAAAGCCTGATCTTATTTCTGCATGCAATTGTCTGCCAGCTTTACACCTTCTTCCATAAGGGTCTCAGCTCTGTCCAGTGTCTTTGCTTCTGCAAATATCCTTATGATAGGTTCAGTTCCTGATGGGCGTATAAGCACCCAGCCGTCGTTGTGCCATATCTTTACACCATCGGTAGTATCTACCTCCAGTTCTCCTCCTACAACACTTTCTTTTATATTCTCCATCGTGGGTTCCAGGTCACTGCAATGAACCTTTGTCTTTGAATTGAAATAGGTCGGTACGTTCTCTGCAAGGTGTGAAAGCTTCCTGCCAGATGCCATTATCTCAAGAAGTTTTGCACATGCCATGGCTCCATCGCGGCAATATTGGTGTTCCGGGAAAATAAGTCCTCCGTTACCCTCTCCTCCGAACACTGCACCTATTTCCATCATCTTTCTTGCGACATTGATGGAACCGACAGCCGTCCAGTGAAGTTTAACTCCTGCTTCCTCTGCCACATCCAGCATACGCTGTGATGAGCTGACAGGCGTGACCAAGTCTCCTTTCTTGTCTTCGAGGATGCACTTTGCCATCATTGCCAGAAGGACATCTTCATCGATGAAATTCCCGTTCTCGTCAAAGAACACTGCCCTGTCTGCATCTCCATCCTGGGCAACACCCATGTCCGCACCCCTGCTTTTCACAATATCAGAAAGCTCGGTCAGAACATCTTCGGTAGGTTCCGGATTGCGCCATGGGAACGTTCCGTCTATCTGGGCGTTGAGTGCCATTACCTTACATCCAAGTTTCTGGAGCAGGAAAGGCAACGTCAAAGAGCCGGCACCGCAACCGGTATCCACCACTACCTTGAAGCGCTTTTCACGTATGCTTTCCGCATCCACGGAATTGATGATGGCATTGATATATTGTTCATTTGCGTTTGTATCTTTGAAGAGGTCGCCCGTCCTTTCCCAGCTGGCTGCTGCGAAATCCTTTGACATGTATATCTTTTCGACCTCTTTCTCTCCTTCCCTTGAGAACTCGCTTCCGTCTCCGGCAACCAGTTTAATTCCGTTGTACTCTCTTGGATTGTGTGATGCAGTGACGCCAATACCTGCATCGGCATGTTCTTTTACATAATACTGGATGGCCGGTATCGGTGCTATTCCGATATCAATTACAGTAACTCCTGTGGACAATGCACCGGCGATAGCAGCCGATTTTAGCATGTCTCCTGATTTGCGGGTATCTCTTCCGATGACGACTGTACCCTTTGAACCCATATATGTCCCAAGGCTCTTTGCGACATCTATCGCGAGCTGTGGTGTGATATATTCGTTAGCGATCCCTCTTACTCCATTAGTTCCAAAAAAACCCATTTTATATCTCCTCTTCAAATATCTGATTAGTATGGTAACTGAATCTATTTTATATTTTTGTGACCTTTTATTTGACCAAGTTTAAATTGTATGAGTTCTAATCTATGCATCATGATGATGCGTGAAAAAGGCAAACTGGTCATTTGGCCTGCAAATCTGGACAAGTCCAGGTCACGAAAAGGCGGCAGAATAATATCCAGAAAGAGCTCTCTTGAAGCTCCGTTACTCAGGGAATTGACAGCTGCGGCTGAGAAGTTGAACCTGAACCCGGAAGTGGAAGCTGATAAAAAGTACCCTCGTACCTGGTGGGAATCAAGCGGTCGTATCCTTGTGGATAATAATGAAGCCAAGACCATGGTCGCAAGAAAGATCGCAAAGACCATCAAGGAAGCACGAGGTGGCTGATCTTCGGATCATGCCATGTATTTTTGATCTTTAAATCTCGTTGAAAATTATTTTGATTCTATTAAATACGATAGTTTCAACTCTCTACTTTAAGCTAGCGA includes:
- the glmM gene encoding phosphoglucosamine mutase, which translates into the protein MGFFGTNGVRGIANEYITPQLAIDVAKSLGTYMGSKGTVVIGRDTRKSGDMLKSAAIAGALSTGVTVIDIGIAPIPAIQYYVKEHADAGIGVTASHNPREYNGIKLVAGDGSEFSREGEKEVEKIYMSKDFAAASWERTGDLFKDTNANEQYINAIINSVDAESIREKRFKVVVDTGCGAGSLTLPFLLQKLGCKVMALNAQIDGTFPWRNPEPTEDVLTELSDIVKSRGADMGVAQDGDADRAVFFDENGNFIDEDVLLAMMAKCILEDKKGDLVTPVSSSQRMLDVAEEAGVKLHWTAVGSINVARKMMEIGAVFGGEGNGGLIFPEHQYCRDGAMACAKLLEIMASGRKLSHLAENVPTYFNSKTKVHCSDLEPTMENIKESVVGGELEVDTTDGVKIWHNDGWVLIRPSGTEPIIRIFAEAKTLDRAETLMEEGVKLADNCMQK
- a CDS encoding signal recognition particle protein Srp19, which encodes MREKGKLVIWPANLDKSRSRKGGRIISRKSSLEAPLLRELTAAAEKLNLNPEVEADKKYPRTWWESSGRILVDNNEAKTMVARKIAKTIKEARGG